From a region of the Acomys russatus chromosome 4, mAcoRus1.1, whole genome shotgun sequence genome:
- the Dido1 gene encoding death-inducer obliterator 1 — protein sequence MDDKGHLSNEEAPKAIKPTSKEFRKTWGFRRTTIAKREGAGDIEVDPGEQPPQQHSLSLRRSGRQPKRTERVEEFLTTVRRRGRKSVPVSLEDSSEPTSSTVTDVETASEGSVESSSEIRSGPAPGSSGKEHPASSEKVKGGDEEEDTSDSDSDGLTLKELQNRLRRKREQEPVARPLRGIQNRLRKKQRREEGPADSGSVHTGSADEDTPLCQQEPEASQGPVSQSEKDDRESQSEGKATQGSKEEGPREAGKPKPECEVYDPNALYCICRQPHNNRFMICCDRCEEWFHGDCVGISEARGRLLERNGEDYICPNCTILQVQDETSASTTDELDAGCRSVGADGTDCTSIGIVEQKSGEDQGIKGRIEKAANPSGKKKLKIFQPVVEASGAAKCIGPGCSNVAQPDSVYCSNDCILKHAAATMRFLSSGKEQKPKPKEKVKMKPEKFNLPKCTVQAGIRVSSVHKRLASEKKENPVKKVVVAPRSDASGKEMTCESTTPSWASDHNYNAVKPEKSEKPTALSPTLLSKSMKDDRRVEDKSMAAVAVPKKTVPPGSLMSRQTSPRSLVPKKPPPYANMAGAKPAVKKLPSGFKGTIPKRPWPSATPSSTSARQAGPTPVTTTSKKLPGSAAVVGVIRKPMSANVPAASPAPGRLGPVNPAPSQPNSQIRQNIRRSLKEILWKRVNDSDDLIMTENEVGKIALHIEKEMFNLFQVTDNRYKSKYRSIMFNLKDPKNQGLFHRVLREEISLAKLVRMKPEELVSKELSMWTEKPTKSVTESRTKLLNESKKNTAKPETVPDMEDSPPASDSEEQQESVRAAPEKSTAPLLDVFSSMLKDTTSQHRAHLFDLNCKICTGQLPSSEDEPAPKKQKLSAPAKKEDVKPRHDGSPPRPASNPSDEALVETLPENVAEPDMGTQERRGFPGPPADGPPEPSSLEGLSPCSVSGGSGVVTTVTVCGRDPRTALSGSCTVTASMVAHLDNTQTSETKLDMLKPALTPAVVPKSILAKPSSSPDPRYLSVPPSPNPSISESRSPPEGDTTLFLSRLSTIWKGFINMQSVAKFVTKAYPVSGCLDYLSEDLPDTIHIGGRIAPKTVWDYVGKLKSSVSKELCLIRFHPATEEEEVAYISLYSYFSSRGRFGVVANNNRHVKDLYLIPLSAKDPVPSKLLPFEGPGLESPRPNIILGLVICQKVKRPSGAAESDKADEKRARLQQEEIETSVYPKATAALPSEKKPPKYHVHAADTAVSSTPPGSPPPPPPPPPPPPPSLPEPPVLKILSSLKPGSTSTVTAPTTAAVATTTASPVTSATSKTASPLEHILQTLFGKKKSFEPSAKESVGSTLSPHQDSKTKGEDTVSAAPMLDPIVQQFGQFSKDKALEEEEEDDRPYDPEEEYNPERAFHTLLAEPGSHHDVQNVPETAEKEEVAYDPEDETILEEAKVTIDDLPNRMCVKVSSTERPADFTADTSSASLVEQQKMLEELNKQIEEQKRQLEEQEEALRQQRAAVGVSMAHFSVSDALMSPPPKSSLAKTELFSQEQQAPDPGQGALSANHNLDSRQSRDPRQARRLAAENIENEPLPRAPTGSTPGPQGTLLAREAPAVAPVVPGPGLAAEAKESMTIPWAPGENTVLRPEHDIQKCELPAVSLPLDNSHLPTSGDGMARPAPPRRVLLPTPPNASFPPSFPLQPEAQNFSSGGREPFSGSTFLSQETSLGSSQYEDPRGAQSTGRSDSPVADTEDSREPQSRPGEGTSFPLPGQRGGGPQPQFPGQREPAPRTFGMSGHHGPSFPGPRGPVPPFSEENIVPNSDGSRGPPPARFGVQKPPIPSLFSGQHGPPPYGDSRGLSPSYLGGPRGGAPAQFEDRKDPHGEKREFQDTPYNEMTGAPAQCEGPDQTQYMGNRAPFQFGGQRRPLLTQMKGPRGGPPPSQFGGQRGPPPGHFVGPRGPHPSQFETSRGTHPAQFEGSRGQAPGFMPVPRGVQPQQFEEQMVNSPPRFAGQRAPAPLPYGGPRGPAPFAEKNEQQPSRFHFQGPSSQPVKPPPRPLLELPSHPPQHRKDRWDEAGPATGLPSSAGPGQGHEADGQWATSEFREGKGHEYRSPAFEGRQRERFEAGPKEKSLDEPEAQGLENRQGRAFEDRRRERERGRNWSRERDWERSREWDRHREWDKGRDRSSNRDRERDTDRAKEWDRSRERSRNRDRDRERRRDRDRDRSRSRDRDRDRERARDRDRGRDRKDRSKSRESPRDLKPEVRTSDGGPATAQA from the exons ATGGATGATAAAGGGCACCTGAGCAATGAGGAAGCACCCAAGGCTATCAAACCCACCAGTAAAGAGTTCAGGAAAACCTGGGGTTTCCGAAGAACTACAATTGCCAAACGTGAGGGTGCAGGAGACATTGAGGTGGACCCCGGTGAGCAGCCACCACAACAGCATAGCCTCTCCCTGCGGCGAAGTGGACGGCAGCCTAAGCGCACTGAGAGGGTAGAAGAGTTCCTTACCACAGTTCGGCGCCGAGGGAGAAAGAGCGTGCCAGTCTCCCTAGAGGATTCCAGTGAGCCCACATCTTCCACAGTCACTGATGTGGAAACAGCCTCAGAGGGGAGCGTTGAGAGCAGTTCTGAGATCAGAAGTGGCCCTGCACCTGGATCCTCAGGGAAAGAACATCCTGCATCTTCTGAAAAGGTGAAAGGAGGTGATGAGGAAGAAGACACTTCTGACAGTGACAGTGATGGCCTTACTTTGAAGGAACTTCAGAACCGCCTTCGAAGAAAGCGAGAACAAGAACCTGTGGCGAGGCCCCTGAGAGGCATTCAGAATCGCCTGCGGAAGAAGCAGCGCCGAGAGGAAGGCCCTGCTGACAGTGGCAGCGTCCACACAGGCAGTGCCGATGAGGATACGCCTCTCTgtcagcaggagcctgaggctaGTCAGGGGCCAGTGTCCCAATCCGagaaagatgacagagaaagtcAGTCGGAGGGGAAAGCAACTCAGGGAAGTAAAGAGGAAGGCCCCAGGGAAGCGGGCAAACCAAAGCCTGAGTGTGAGGTTTACGACCCCAATGCCCTGTACTGCATCTGCCGCCAGCCTCACAACAACAg GTTTATGATCTGCTGTGACCGATGTGAGGAGTGGTTCCATGGTGACTGTGTGGGTATTTCTGAGGCCCGAGGGAGGCTTCTGGAAAGGAATGGTGAAGACTACATCTGCCCAAATTGCACCATTTTACAAGTGCAGGATGAGACAAGTGCCAGCACCACTGACGAACTGGACGCTGGGTGCAGATCTGTAGGTGCTGATGGCACAGACTGTACAAGTATAGGGATAGTAGAACAGAAGTCTGGTGAAGACCAGGGGATAAAGGGTAGAATTGAAAAGGCGGCAAACCCCAGCGGCAAGAAAAAGCTCAAGATATTCCAACCT GTTGTAGAGGCTTCTGGTGCTGCTAAATGCATTGGTCCTGGGTGTTCCAATGTAGCACAGCCCGACTCAGTGTACTGCAGCAATGACTGCATTCTCAAACATGCTGCAGCTACCATGAGATTTCTAAGTTCAGgtaaagaacaaaaaccaaaacccaaggaAAAGGTGAAGATGAAGCCAGAAAAGTTCAATCTTCCAAAATGCACTGTTCAG GCAGGGATTAGAGTCTCCTCTGTGCACAAGAGACTagcttcagagaagaaagaaaacccagtgAAGAAAGTGGTGGTGGCTCCCAGGAGTGACGCTTCAGGGAAGGAGATGACCTGTGAGAGCACCACACCGTCCTGGGCAAGTGACCACAACTACAACGCTGTGAAGCCTGAGAAGTCTGAGAAGCCCACTGCACTCTCACCCACCCTATTGAGTAAAT CCATGAAGGATGACAGAAGAGTGGAGGACAAGTCAATGGCAGCAGTTGCAGTGCCAAAGAAAACCGTTCCTCCAGGCTCCTTGATGAGCAGACAGACTTCACCTAGAAGTCTTGTTCCAAAGAAGCCTCCTCCTTATGCTAACATGGCAGGAGCCAAACCAGCTGTTAAGAAGTTGCCATCAGGCTTCAAGGGTACCATCCCCAAGAGGCCATGGCCCTCAGCCACCCCATCGAGCACTTCTGCCAGGCAGGCAGGACCAACACCTGTGACAACTACTTCCAAAAAAttgcctggctctgctgctgTGGTGGGAGTTATCAGGAAGCCCATGTCTGCCAATGTCCCTgcagcctctccagccccaggacgcCTTGGGCCTGTGAACCCAGCTCCATCACAGCCCAACTCCCAAATTCGGCAAAATATAAGGCGTTCCTTGAAAGAGATTTTGTGGAAAAG AGTCAATGACAGCGATGACTTAATAATGACAGAAAATGAAGTAGGAAAAATTGCCCTCCACATTGAGAAGGAGATGTTTAACTTGTTCCAGGTTACTGATAATCGCTATAAGAGCAAATATCGCAGCATCATGTTCAACCTTAAGGATCCTAAGAATCAG gggcTCTTCCACCGAGTTCTTCGAGAAGAAATCTCCTTGGCAAAACTTGTCAGGATGAAGCCTGAAGAACTTGTATCTAAAGAACTCTCCATGTGGACAGAGAAGCCCACAAAATCT GTGACAGAGTCCAGGACTAAGTTGCTTAATGAGAGCAAGAAGAACACTGCTAAGCCAGAGACTGTTCCTGACATGGAAGATTCTCCACCAGCTTCAGATTCAGAA GAGCAACAAGAGTCAGTGCGAGCTGCCCCTGAGAAGAGCACAGCGCCTCTTCTTGACGTCTTCAGCAGCATGCTAAAGGACACAACCAGTCAGCACCGGGCCCATCTTTTTGATTTAAACTGTAAAATCTGTACAG GTCAGCTTCCATCATCAGAGGATGAACCAGCTCCTAAAAAGCAAAAGCTTTCAGCTCCTGCTAAGAAGGAGGACGTGAAGCCCCGGCACGACGGCTCCCCGCCTCGCCCAGCTTCTAACCCTTCTGATGAAGCGCTTGTAGAGACACTGCCTGAAAACGTCGCAGAGCCCGACATGGGTACTCAGGAGAGAAGGGGCTTCCCTGGGCCTCCAGCTGATGGCCCCCCTGAGCCATCGTCACTGGAGGGCCTCTCTCCCTGTTCTGTCtctggtgggagtggggtggtcACCACAGTCACAGTGTGTGGTCGAGACCCCAGGACTGCTCTGAGTGGGTCATGTACAGTCACAGCCTCTATGGTAGCCCACCTGGACAACACTCAGACATCAGAAACCAAACTGGACATGCTCAAGCCTGCTTTGACTCCTGCAGTGGTGCCCAAGTCCATATTGGCTAAACCGTCCTCCTCTCCTGACCCAAGATACCTGTCAGTACCACCATCACCAAATCCAAG CATTTCAGAATCCCGATCCCCGCCGGAAGGAGACACAACCCTCTTTCTGTCTCGACTCAGCACGATTTGGAAAGGATTTATTAATATGCAGAGTGTAGCAAAATTTGTCACTAAGGCATATCCTGTCTCTGGGTGTTTGGATTATCTCAGTGAG GATTTACCAGACACAATCCACATTGGTGGAAGGATTGCTCCAAAGACAGTTTGGGATTATGTTGGCAAGCTCAAGTCATCGGTGTCCAAG GAGCTCTGTCTGATCCGCTTCCACCCtgccacagaggaggaagaggttgcCTACATCTCTCTCTACTCCTATTTTAGCAGCCGTGGCCGCTTTGGGGTTGTAGCTAATAACAACAGGCATGTCAAGGACCTGTACCTGATCCCACTGAGTGCTAAGGACCCTGTGCCATCCAAACTCTTGCCCTTTGAGGGCCCAG gtCTTGAATCACCGCGTCCAAATATAATACTTGGGTTGGTAATCTGTCAGAAAGTCAAACGCCCTTCCGGTGCGGCAGAGTCAGACAAGGCAGATGAGAAGCGGGCTCGACTCCAGCAGGAAGAAATAGAAACTTCAGTCTATCCCAAAGCAACTGCAGCTTTGCCGTCTGAAAAGAAGCCTCCCAAGTACCATGTGCACGCTGCAGACACAGCTGTTAGCAGCACACCCCCTggttctcctccccctccccctccccctcctccccctccacccccttctCTGCCTGAACCCCCAGTATTGAAAATACTGTCGTCCCTCAAGCCAGGGTCCACCAGCACCGTCACAGCGCCCACCACAGCAGCAGTAGCCACCACCACAGCTTCCCCTGTTACTTCTGCCACTTCAAAAACAGCTTCCCCTCTGGAACACATCCTACAGACTCTCTTTGGGAAAAAGAAGTCATTTGAGCCCTCTGCTAAAGAATCTGTTGGGTCTACCCTATCTCCACATCAGGACTCCAAGACCAAGGGGGAGGACACCGTGTCTGCAGCTCCTATGTTGGATCCAATTGTTCAACAGTTTGGTCAGTTCTCAAAAGACAAggctctggaggaggaggaggaagatgacagGCCCTATGACCCTGAAGAAGAGTACAACCCTGAACGAGCCTTTCATACCCTGCTTGCTGAGCCAGGGAGCCACCACGATGTGCAAAATGTTCCCGAAACAGCTGAGAAGGAAGAGGTGGCCTATGATCCAGAAGACGAGACCATCTTAGAAGAAGCCAAAGTGACCATCGATGACCTTCCCAATCGgatgtgtgtgaaagtcagctcCACGGAAAGGCCTGCTGACTTTACCGCTGACACCTCGAGTGCCTCCCTGGTAGAACAACAGAAGATGTTAGAAGAGCTGAATAAGCAGATTGAGGAGCAGAAGAGGCAGctggaggagcaagaggaggccCTCAGGCAGCAGAGGGCTGCAGTGGGTGTCTCCATGGCACACTTCTCTGTGTCAGATGCATTGATGTCACCACCACCCAAGTCTTCCCTGGCCAAGACTGAGCTGTTCTCTCAAGAACAGCAAGCTCCCGACCCAGGTCAGGGAGCCCTGAGCGCCAACCACAACTTAGACTCCAGACAAAGTAGGGACCCCAGGCAGGCCAGGAGGCTGGCTGCTGAAAACATTGAGAATGAGCCCCTTCCCAGAGCCCCCACAGGAAGCACACCTGGCCCACAAGGCACCCTGCTTGCCAGGGAGGCTCCTGCTGTGGCTCCAGTAGTCCCGGGGCCTGGGCTAGCTGCAGAGGCCAAGGAATCAATGACTATACCCTGGGCTCCAGGTGAAAACACGGTGTTGAGACCTGAACATGACATCCAGAAGTGTGAACTCCCTGCTGTCTCATTACCCCTGGACAATAGCCACCTTCCTACTTCTGGGGACGGCATGGCCAGGCCAGCACCACCCCGCAGAGTGCTGCTGCCCACACCACCTAATGCCTCCTTTCCACCCAGCTTCCCTTTGCAACCTGAAGCACAGAATTTTAGTTCTGGAGGCAGGGAGCCTTTCTCAGGGTCCACGTTTCTGTCTCAGGAAACATCCCTTGGCTCGTCCCAGTATGAGGACCCTCGAGGTGCTCAGTCTACTGGGAGGAGTGACAGCCCAGTGGCTGATACTGAGGACAGCAGAGAACCACAGTCCAGGCCTGGTGAGGGTACTTCATTCCCTCTGcctgggcagaggggagggggccCTCAGCCCCAGTTTCCTGGCCAGCGTGAACCTGCACCACGCACTTTTGGGATGTCAGGACATCATGGCCCCAGTTTCCCAGGACCTAGGGGGCCAGTCCCTCCATTTTCAGAAGAGAATATTGTCCCTAACAGTGATGGATCAAGAGGCCCTCCACCTGCCAGATTCGGGGTCCAGAAGCCACCGATCCCTTCCTTATTCTCTGGGCAGCATGGGCCACCTCCCTATGGGGACAGCAGAGGACTCTCACCTTCTTATCTtggtgggcccagaggaggagcaCCAGCCCAATTTGAAGACCGCAAAGATCCtcatggagagaaaagggaattcCAGGACACTCCGTACAACGAGATGACAGGTGCACCTGCGCAGTGTGAAGGGCCCGACCAGACCCAGTACATGGGGAATAGGGCACCCTTCCAATTTGGAGGCCAGAGACGGCCACTGCTGACCCAGATGAAAGGACCCCGTGGAGGACCTCCACCCTCTCAGTTTGGAGGCCAAAGGGGACCACCACCTGGCCATTTTGTGGGCCCACGTGGGCCTCATCCTAGTCAGTTTGAAACTTCCCGGGGCACCCATCCTGCCCAGTTTGAAGGGTCCAGGGGCCAAGCACCAGGTTTCATGCCTGTCCCCCGAGGCGTTCAACCCCAGCAGTTCGAAGAGCAGATGGTGAACTCACCGCCACGATTTGCGGGTCAGAGGGCACCGGCACCCCTGCCATATGGAGGACCAAGGGGCCCCGCACCCTTTGCTGAGAAAAATGAACAGCAGCCTTCTCGATTTCACTTTCAGGGCCCATCTTCACAGCCTGTGAAGCCTCCCCCTCGGCCCTTGCTGGAGCTGCCAAGCCATCCTCCTCAACATAGGAAGGACCGATGGGATGAGGCAGGCCCAGCCACTGgcctgccttccagtgctggcCCTGGACAGGGCCATGAGGCTGACGGGCAGTGGGCCACGTCGGAGTTCCGGGAAGGCAAAGGCCATGAGTACAGGAGCCCAGCCTttgaagggaggcagagggagcggTTTGAAGCCGGACCTAAAGAAAAGTCTCTGGACGAACCAGAAGCCCAAGGGTTGGAAAACCGGCAGGGCCGGGCATTTGAGGATAGGAGGCGAGAGCGAGAGCGAGGCAGAAACTGGAGTCGAGAAAGAGACTGGGAGAGGAGCCGGGAGTGGGACCGGCATCGGGAGTGGGACAAAGGCAGGGATAGGAGCTCcaacagggacagggagagagacactgACAGGGCTAAGGAGTGGGACCGGAGCCGCGAGAGGAGCCGGAACCGCGATCGGGACCGTGAAAGGCGGCGAGACCGAGACAGAGACCGGTCCCGGAGCAGAGACCGAGACAGGGACCGAGAGAGAGCCCGAGACAGGGACCGAGGCCGGGACCGGAAGGACCGcagcaagagcagagagagccCCCGGGACCTGAAGCCTGAGGTCAGGACCTCTGATGGGGGCCCTGCCACAGCCCAGGCCTAG